One window from the genome of Gimesia aquarii encodes:
- a CDS encoding alpha/beta hydrolase family protein codes for MMFQNDDQFSIDRRTALQNIGLALLSASAFNSACGSRQSFADDQIPEFTDSRFQELKDLNGYFPFNPSESPEAWAKRAEYVRRQIMVAAGVWPKPENTEIKATLHGKVDRDDYTVEKVFFESSPGLFVTGNLYRPKGKQGPFPMILSPHGHFAEGRFYDSGEKRVQADIKAGAEKYEVGGRYPLQARCVQLARMGCMVFHYDMLGYADGFCLSYQLIHRFAKQRSEMSSEKNWGLFSAQAELRLINALGLQTLNSIRALDWVSSLAEVDKKRIGITGASGGGTQTFVLAAIDDRITAAFPAVMVSTAMQGGCTCENASYLRINTGNIEFAALLAPRPLGMSAANDWTKEIETKGLPELKQHFKMMGVPENVVGKYYPFPHNYNYVSRAMMYEFFNQHFKLGLTSPIIEPDFIPLTREELSVWDKKYPAPPSDEKSEIKILHALARNNADQIKQLTPSDRASLAKYRKIVGGAIDVMIGRPLPTADDLEAENISEEEKQGYRQYHTLIKNKQYGESTPALFFLPQDWNNKVVIWLHDQGKSGLLEKNGLPTAPIQRLIDAGTAVAGIDVLYQGDFNQKQPAPTEMPVVKNPREFAGFTLGYNHPIFSKQVHDILNVLSFAKHHESNPQSISLVGFGFSGVRAAAACAHSPNLINHLAVGPGDFRFAEITNIRDLRLWPGAVKYGDVNGLLSLCQPAALWIASNFTSVPKLVQATYRSADQLNKVEIFNKTANKEIAAVDWLLKD; via the coding sequence ATGATGTTTCAGAACGATGACCAATTCTCAATAGATCGTAGAACGGCTTTACAAAATATTGGCTTAGCATTGTTGTCAGCAAGCGCTTTTAATTCGGCTTGTGGGAGCAGGCAGTCATTTGCTGACGATCAAATACCTGAGTTCACTGACAGCCGTTTCCAGGAATTAAAAGACCTGAATGGGTACTTTCCGTTTAATCCGAGTGAGTCACCTGAAGCATGGGCAAAGCGGGCAGAATATGTCAGGCGACAAATCATGGTTGCTGCAGGTGTTTGGCCGAAACCCGAAAATACAGAGATCAAGGCAACGCTGCATGGCAAAGTAGATCGGGATGATTATACAGTTGAAAAAGTATTTTTTGAAAGTTCTCCCGGTTTATTTGTGACTGGTAATTTATATCGTCCCAAAGGGAAACAGGGACCTTTTCCGATGATTTTATCTCCGCATGGGCATTTTGCGGAAGGTCGCTTTTATGACAGTGGAGAAAAACGTGTTCAGGCAGATATTAAAGCTGGTGCAGAAAAATACGAGGTAGGTGGCAGGTATCCGCTTCAGGCACGTTGCGTTCAACTGGCTCGTATGGGGTGTATGGTATTCCATTATGACATGTTGGGGTATGCCGATGGATTCTGTCTGAGCTACCAGTTGATTCATCGTTTCGCAAAACAGCGGTCAGAGATGTCGAGCGAAAAGAACTGGGGCCTATTCAGTGCGCAGGCAGAATTACGATTGATCAATGCGCTCGGATTACAAACGCTAAATTCAATTCGTGCGCTGGATTGGGTGAGTTCTTTAGCAGAAGTTGATAAGAAACGCATTGGTATTACTGGTGCTAGTGGTGGAGGAACTCAAACATTTGTGTTAGCTGCTATTGATGATCGCATTACTGCTGCGTTTCCGGCAGTAATGGTTTCAACTGCGATGCAGGGGGGGTGTACCTGTGAAAACGCAAGCTATTTACGAATCAACACTGGAAATATTGAGTTTGCGGCACTCCTGGCTCCTCGTCCCCTCGGCATGTCTGCAGCGAATGACTGGACCAAAGAAATCGAGACCAAAGGTTTGCCCGAGCTGAAACAGCACTTCAAGATGATGGGAGTCCCTGAAAACGTAGTCGGCAAATATTATCCATTCCCGCATAATTATAACTACGTCAGTCGCGCCATGATGTATGAGTTCTTTAATCAACATTTCAAGCTGGGGCTTACGTCACCGATTATCGAGCCTGACTTTATCCCATTGACTCGTGAAGAACTATCCGTCTGGGATAAAAAGTATCCTGCACCTCCCAGCGATGAGAAATCAGAAATCAAAATTTTACATGCATTGGCTAGAAATAATGCAGATCAAATTAAACAGCTGACTCCCAGCGATCGGGCAAGCCTTGCAAAATATCGAAAGATTGTGGGAGGAGCGATCGATGTGATGATAGGCCGGCCCTTGCCAACTGCTGATGATTTGGAAGCAGAAAATATTTCTGAAGAAGAGAAGCAGGGATATCGCCAATATCATACACTTATCAAGAATAAACAGTATGGTGAATCGACTCCGGCTCTCTTCTTTCTACCTCAGGATTGGAACAATAAAGTAGTGATCTGGTTACACGATCAGGGGAAATCTGGTTTGCTGGAAAAAAATGGTCTACCGACGGCCCCCATTCAGCGGCTGATTGATGCGGGAACAGCGGTTGCCGGAATCGATGTACTTTATCAAGGCGATTTTAATCAGAAGCAACCTGCTCCCACGGAAATGCCGGTAGTGAAGAATCCTCGTGAATTTGCTGGATTCACATTGGGCTATAATCACCCCATATTTTCAAAACAGGTACATGACATTTTGAATGTTCTCTCTTTTGCGAAACATCATGAAAGCAATCCCCAGTCCATTTCGCTGGTTGGTTTTGGTTTTTCAGGAGTCCGTGCTGCCGCTGCTTGTGCCCATTCTCCGAATCTCATCAACCACTTAGCTGTCGGGCCTGGAGACTTTCGTTTTGCTGAGATTACTAACATTCGTGATCTCAGACTATGGCCTGGAGCAGTGAAATATGGTGATGTCAACGGGTTATTGTCTCTGTGCCAGCCAGCGGCACTCTGGATTGCTAGTAACTTCACATCAGTCCCCAAGTTGGTACAGGCGACGTATCGCTCAGCCGACCAGCTAAATAAAGTCGAGATATTCAATAAAACGGCAAACAAAGAAATTGCTGCTGTTGATTGGTTGCTCAAAGACTGA
- a CDS encoding DUF1583 domain-containing protein, which translates to MKYWLKIGSRFVLCLCLMITVFSPLVAEEYAREHFFSFWGEQFDNELLVPLGRGTVKLLQPRSEGLLFTLPTGYKLSAVGVSPRFQIQGDFEITASFEVPSWKDPESGYGMGPSLYLRMHDEKESAVMIGRLLRPEHKHVFSTTLSTTVASKRNYNVKLYDTKTNIGKLRLVRESSMLKFFVSEGASEPFRELREVELGTADVDLLRLGVQQSDIKTPVRVLWKDLSIKAEAFPNHPESQAKGERYHVPSYNPAPQPEQISIYWSLIAGIVLIILLGTVVWVKKRV; encoded by the coding sequence ATGAAATATTGGCTCAAAATCGGTTCTCGTTTTGTTTTATGCCTCTGTCTCATGATAACGGTTTTTTCACCGTTGGTAGCAGAAGAGTATGCCCGAGAACATTTTTTCAGTTTTTGGGGTGAGCAGTTTGACAATGAGTTACTAGTTCCGCTGGGAAGAGGAACTGTGAAGCTATTACAACCTCGTTCTGAAGGTTTATTATTCACATTGCCGACAGGATACAAATTATCCGCAGTCGGAGTCAGCCCGCGGTTTCAGATTCAAGGTGATTTTGAAATTACCGCATCATTTGAAGTTCCCTCCTGGAAGGATCCAGAGTCCGGCTATGGGATGGGGCCAAGCCTCTATCTCAGAATGCATGATGAGAAAGAATCGGCTGTCATGATCGGACGGCTTTTGCGACCTGAACACAAACACGTTTTCAGTACCACTTTGTCGACAACAGTAGCTTCGAAAAGAAACTATAATGTGAAACTGTATGATACAAAAACGAACATCGGAAAATTAAGGCTGGTAAGAGAAAGCAGTATGTTAAAGTTTTTTGTATCAGAAGGAGCAAGTGAGCCATTTCGTGAATTACGTGAAGTCGAACTGGGGACTGCAGATGTGGACCTGTTACGATTAGGAGTGCAACAAAGCGATATTAAAACACCGGTGCGGGTCCTTTGGAAAGACCTGAGTATTAAAGCAGAAGCCTTTCCCAATCATCCAGAATCTCAGGCCAAGGGCGAACGCTATCATGTGCCTAGTTACAATCCTGCTCCACAGCCTGAGCAGATTTCGATTTACTGGAGCCTGATTGCAGGCATCGTACTTATAATCCTTTTAGGCACAGTGGTCTGGGTGAAGAAACGGGTGTAG